The following nucleotide sequence is from Acidovorax radicis.
AGGATGCCTACGATTTTCTGGGCTGTGCCCGCACCGCCGCCACACAGCTTGGGCTGCCCGAAGCCATGCTGGGGCGCCCGGTGAACGACGGTTTTTCTGGCGGCGAACGCAAGCGCAACGAGCTGCTGCAGCTCTCGCTGTTGCGCCCACGCCTGGCCATCCTCGACGAAATCGACTCGGGCATGGACGTGGACGGCGTGCGGGCCGTCGTCGAGCTGGTGCAGCGCCTGCGCAGCGAAGGCACGGCCTTCATCGTCGTCTCACACTACCTGCAACTCATCGAGTCTCTGCAGCCCGATACCGTACTGCGCCTGGCCGACGGTCAGATTGCCGAGCGCGGTGACCTGGCCCTGGCGCAGCGCATTGCACGCACCGGCTTTGTGCACACACCCGAGCTGGCGGAGGTTTGAACCCATGAACATCCGCACCATCACCACACACGAGGCCATGCAGATGGCCCGTGATCACCTCGCCGTCACCGGCTGGGTAGCACCCCGCAACGAATCTTTTCGCCACCTGCCACCACCACCAGCAGCGTTGTGGCTGGAACAGGCTGCAGCAACCTCCTCGGCGCCTCATAGCGGCTGGACCGTCACCACGCTGGCAGGCGGCACGCCTTCGGGCATTACTCAGCGCGTGCTGGACGCCACCCACACCGCGCAGCGCGCCGAGCTGTTTTCAGACCTGGCCCTGCCTGGCGACGACGCTGCTGCACCCTTTGCCTGGGCCCACCGCGCCCTCTGCACTACAGGCGTCCGCCTGCGGGTGGAGGCAGGCACCGCACAGCAACCCACGCCACTGGAGTTGCGCCACCAGCCCACGAATCAGGTGGAGGCTCCACTCCTCGTGCTCGACCTTGCCGAAGGCGCGCACTGCATCCTGCGGGAACTCCATCTGGCGGGCGACGCCAATGCGCCGGGCGGCAAAGTGCAGAACCTGCAACTGCACGTGCGCCTTGGGCGTGGCGCCAGCCTGCAGCACCTGCGTGTCATCGCACCCCACGCAGATGACCGCTGCGCGCATGTTGTCCATGCCCAGGTGGGCGCGAATGCGCGCTACGTTCAGGCCTTTGTCGCCGGGGGCAGCCGTTACCACCTGCAGCGCAGCCAGGTTTTTCTGAGCGGCCCAGGCGCCTTTGCACATATTGCGGGCCTCACCTGCGCAGCCAACACGCAGTTCGAGCAGCAGATCCTCATGCGGCACACGGCAGCACGCACCACGAGCCACAGCGAAGCATTGGTGCTGGCGAGCGGCAGGGCGCACGCCGTGGCCAACGCCAGCACACACATTGCAGCCGGCTCTGACGAAGCCGACGTGCGCCAGCGCCTCACGGGTATCCCACTGGGCGGCCAGCCCCGGCTGGTGCTGCGCCCTCACCTGGAGATTTACCACGACAACGTACAGGCGGCCCACGGAGCCACCTGGGGCGCCTTGCCTGAAGACGCCCTGTTCTATGCCCGTCAGCGGGGGCTGGACGAGGCAGCGGCACGCGCCCTCATCGTCGAAGGCATGGCCAATGCCTTGCTCTCCCGCGCCTTCACCGCCCCTGCCACGCTTGACGCCCTAATGCAAGGTGATGCCCTGCAGGGCGTACTGCGCCAAGGTCTGGAGGCCTGCCATGGGTAATATGCTCCCCGCCCGCTGGCTCAGCACATTGGGCGCCGTGCCCACAACAACGCCCGAGATCGCCAGCCTGCGCGCGCTGTTTCCGGTGCTCTCCCAGTCCGTCCAGGGCAACGCCCTCGCCTACCTGGACAACGCCGCCACGACGCAGATGCCCCAGCCGGTGCTGGACGCGTTGCAACACTTCGACCGCAATGACCGCGCCAACATCCACCGAGGCGTGCACGCGCTCAGCCAGCGCGCCACCGACGCCTTCGACGCTGCGCGCGCAGATCTCAAGCGTTTTGTCGGCGCGGGCGCGGAGCACGAACTGGTGTTCACCTCGGGCACCACTGAATCGCTCAACCTCGTGGCGAACGGCCTGTCAGCGCACGCAGGGGGCAACAACCCCCTGCGGGCAGGCGACGAGATCATCGTCAGTGGCCTGGAGCACCACGCCAACCTGCTGCCCTGGCAGCGCGCTGCGCGAGTGAGCGGCGCTGTATTGCGCATCCTCTTGCCCGACGCAGAAGGCCGCTTGCACACCGAAGACCTGGCCCGCCTGCTGACGCCGCGCACGCGCGTGTTCGCCGTCACCGCCTGCGCCAACGCCACGGGCGAACGCCCGCCTGTAGCCGACCTGCTGGCATTGGCGCGCCAGGCCGGCGCACTGACCGTGGTGGACGCCGCGCAGGTAGCAGCCCATGCTGTACCGGATGTGTCCACTCTGCCCTGTGATTTTCTAGCCTTCTCTGGCCACAAGATGTACGGCCCCATGGGCACCGGCGCGCTCGTTGGCACGCGCAACGCGCTTGAGTTGCTCGCCCCACTGCGCGTCGGCGGCGATATGGTGGACTGGGTCAGTTTCACCGACGCCAGCTTTGCAGCCCTGCCCGCCCGACTGGAAGCAGGCACGCCCAACGTGGGAGGGGCCATTGGCATGGCGGCGGCCGCCAAATTCATTGACGCCGTCGGCCGCAGCGCCATCGACCAGCATTTGCGTGCCCTGCGCACTCAGGCAGTGCAAGGCCTGGCGGCGCTGCCTGGTCTGCGCGTGCTGTCGCCCAATGCCCAGGACACCGCCATCGTTTCCTTCGTGACCGAGGGCGTACACCCGCACGACATCGGCACCCTGCTCGACGGGCAGGGCATCGCCGTACGCACCGGCCACCACTGCGCCCAGCCGCTACTCACGCACCTGGGTTGCGGGCCGACGACGCGCGCGTCGTTTGCGCTGTACAACACACAGGACGAAGTCGAACGCCTGGTGGCAGGTGTGGCCAAAGCCCTGGAGCTTTTGCGATGAGCAGCGCAAAAACCGACCTCTACCAGGAACTGGTGCTGGAGCACAAACGTGCTCCGCGCAACTTCGGCCATTTGTCGGCGCCCACACACCAGGCCCGCGGCACCAATCCTTCGTGCGGGGACGATCTGTCGGTCGAACTGGCGATTTCCAACGGGCGCCTCGCAGACATACGCTTTCACGGCCAGGGCTGCGCCATCTGTATGGCTTCGGCCTCCATGATGAGCGAAGCGGTCAAGGGCCAGGACATTGCCGCCGCCCAAACCTTGCAGCAGCATTTTCGCGCGGTGCTGACGGGTGAAGAAGATGCCGAGAGCGCACCACTGGGCAAGCTGGTGAGCCTGGCCGGTGTGCGCGGCTACCCCAGCCGCATCAAATGTGCACTGCTGGGCTGGCATGCCCTGATGCACGCCATTGCCAGCAATGCCGCCGTGCCTGAAGCCCCGGTATCCACGCAAGGAGATATATCCCCATGATGAAACGCATCCGCGAAGACGTGCTGATCCACCGGCCCGTCACGGTCGAGCGCATTCCCGACGGCTCCCCCATCGATCTACCCGCCGGCCTCTGGGCCGAGGTGACGCAGGCGCTGGGCTCGTTCTTCACCTTGGTGGTGGAGGGCCAGTTGGTGCGCCTGAAGGGAAGTGATGCCGACGCCATTGGCAAACAACCGCCCGCAAAAGTCGAACATCCGGAGAACGTCGAGATTGAAGACGTCAGCGGCCTGATCTGGAAAACGCTCAAGACCTGTTATGACCCGGAAATTCCAGTCAACATCGTTGACATGGGGCTGGTCTACCGGTGCGAATTGGAGCCCCTGGACGGTGGCAACTTGCGCGCTCTGATCGACATGACGCTCACCGCGCCCGGTTGCGGCATGGGCGAGGCCATGGTGGACGAGGTGTGTGACAAGGTGCTGGCGGTGCCGCGCGTGGACGAAATCACCGTGAATATGGTTTTCGATCCCCCCTGGGACCGCTCGCGCATGTCCGAATCGGCCATGCTCGCACTCGGCATGTAACCGCCCACCATGCCCAAAGAAAAAAGCGCCTCACGGGCGCTTTTTCTGTTCTGGTGGTGTCGATCAACCGCCGCACGCACCGCCCGAGCAGCACGAGTGCTCCTGTGCGTCTTCCGGTATTTCCAATTTGCTGATCAGCACGCGCCACTGGTCGGGGCCCGACTGCAGATACGCCCACTGAAACTGGTCCGGCGAGCGCACATCAAACTGGTGGTGCAACGGGCGCGGATCGTGGTCGCTGACAATCTGCAGGGCTTCGCCCGGCAGCAACGCATCGAACCGGCCAAAAATGGTCGCGTGGCGCTGGGGCGGCGGAATTTGGCGAACGTCGATGACAACGGACTGGGTAGGAAGCATGGGAACCTTTCTGCAGTATGAAACAAGGAGGGAGATCAAGAAACAAAGGGGATCAACCGTCTTTGCCGTCGAGCCGCGTGCTCGTCAGCCAAGGGACGTACATCACCAGATAGATCACGAAAGCAATCGTCCAGGCCGTTGCGGCACAGACCAGCGCATGTGAATACCACTGTGGCGCGACGAGCGGCACTAGCACCCGCAGCACGGCGGCCGCCATGACCAGCACATAAGCCAAAACTTCCGCGCGCGAAGCCTGCAGCGGCCGGCCAGTGTGTCCGCGAGCCGTGCGCGTGACCATGCCGATGATGAGTCCGCCAGTCGCCCCCACGGCGAGTGCGTGCACGCCCAGCGATACCGCCACCCAGCCCGGTTGGGCCAGCGCCAGCAGGGCAAGCCCAACGGGAATCCACGCATACGAGAGATGCAAGATCCAGAGGATCGGTCGTGTCCGCGTCACCAGAGATTGCCAGTGCAGCATGCGGGCCAACTGCAAGGCAGCGGCGGCGGCCAGCGCAGCGAACGTGGCCCAGCCCGCCGGTGCAAACACCCACAATGCAAGCCCCACTGCCGTGCTGGCCAGCGCGCTGCGCTCCAGCCACTGCGGCACGGTTATCTTTACCCCTGGATTCACGCTCATTGTGAACGCCGGGATGACCCGGCCGGCCATCACACACTCGACCATCACGATCAAGCCCAAGGCCGCATACAACGCGCTGGTAGGCGCAATCGCCACCCAGCCCATGACCGAGAGGTGAAACAGGAGATTGGCGAGCGAGAGGGCAAACAGAATGCCCACCAACGGCAGATTGCGCTTATTGCCCCCGCGCAGCAGCACACGCAGCATGATGACGGCGACGATGGGCAAGAGCACCACGTCGAGCGCCGCATACACCGGGTAAGGCGCCACCCAGGCGGCAAGCCGCGCCGCAAGCCACAGCAGCGCCAGCGCGCCCAGCGCCGCACCACGAGGCGTTTGCAGGCCAGTCCACGCTTTCACAGCAGTCAGCAGAAAACCAACAATAACGCCCGTGGCGAAGCCCAACAGCATTTCATGCGCATGCCAGAGCATGGGCTGCACCGTCATATTCAACGTGATGGCGCCCAGCATGACCGCCACCCACAGCGGCACGGCAAGGCATGCAAGAACCGCAGCCACCAAATAGAAAGGCCGAAACCCCAGGCGCAGCACAGGCCAACCATGCAAGGGCTTATGGGCAGGAGCGGCCGACCCAGCGCCTACGAGAGGAGGAATGCTTGTTTTCATGGGTTCAGTGTTCAGCGGGGGCCAACGCGTTAGGACAAAATCAATTTGAAGATTCATTTTATATGAATCTTCAAATTGATGGCAATTTTTATCCACGGACTTTGCCTTCCAACCCACCGCGCGCGTGGTCAGGCGTGTTTAGATACAAGCTCCAGCGCGCGCCCACACCCTCAGCATGCCGCCGCTCCGGGCCCACAACAAAAAAGCACGCACCAGGAGCCCCTCCCTGGTGCGTGCTTTGCTTTTGATAGCTGCCCGCGCTTTATGGATATGCGCTAGCAGCCTTTTTGATCATATTCCTGCAGTCGCTCTGTGCCCCTCCCCGCTCAGAAGCTTTCCCATTCGTCGTCGTTGCCGCCCTTGGCGGGCGCTGGTGCCGGCCTTGGGGCCGTGGGCTTGCTCGTTGCGGCTGGGGCTGCGCTGGCCTTGGGCGCTGCCAGGCTGGCCTGCGCCTGGGGTTTGCCGCCTGTCTTGCTGGCGCCGATGCGGGTGCCGCCGCTGGCCCCACTTTGGGCCGCTTTGCTGCGCGGGGCGCTGTAGGCCGGGGCCGGGATCGGCGCCTTCGGGCTCTGGGTGTGGGTGGGTGCGCTGCTTGTGGTGCTGTGTGTGGCGCTGTGTTTGCTGCTGTTGGCATCGAGTTTGAACACGGCCACGGCGTTGACCAGTTCGCCCGCCTGCGCGTTCAGCGCGCTCGCAGCCGCCGCCATCTCTTCCACCAAGGCCGCGTTTTGCTGGGTCGCCTGGTCCATTTGCGTGACCGCTTCGCCCACCTGGCCTACGCCCGCGCTTTGTTCGCTGCTGGCGGCGCTGATCTCGCCCATGATGTCGGTCACGCGCCGGATGGCGTTGACGACTTCGGTCATGGTCGCCCCTGCTTTATCGACCAGCGCTGTGCCTTGTTCCACGCGTTCGACGCTGTCGGTGATCAGGGTCTTGATTTCCTT
It contains:
- the sufU gene encoding Fe-S cluster assembly sulfur transfer protein SufU, whose translation is MSSAKTDLYQELVLEHKRAPRNFGHLSAPTHQARGTNPSCGDDLSVELAISNGRLADIRFHGQGCAICMASASMMSEAVKGQDIAAAQTLQQHFRAVLTGEEDAESAPLGKLVSLAGVRGYPSRIKCALLGWHALMHAIASNAAVPEAPVSTQGDISP
- a CDS encoding NnrS family protein, whose amino-acid sequence is MKTSIPPLVGAGSAAPAHKPLHGWPVLRLGFRPFYLVAAVLACLAVPLWVAVMLGAITLNMTVQPMLWHAHEMLLGFATGVIVGFLLTAVKAWTGLQTPRGAALGALALLWLAARLAAWVAPYPVYAALDVVLLPIVAVIMLRVLLRGGNKRNLPLVGILFALSLANLLFHLSVMGWVAIAPTSALYAALGLIVMVECVMAGRVIPAFTMSVNPGVKITVPQWLERSALASTAVGLALWVFAPAGWATFAALAAAAALQLARMLHWQSLVTRTRPILWILHLSYAWIPVGLALLALAQPGWVAVSLGVHALAVGATGGLIIGMVTRTARGHTGRPLQASRAEVLAYVLVMAAAVLRVLVPLVAPQWYSHALVCAATAWTIAFVIYLVMYVPWLTSTRLDGKDG
- a CDS encoding DUF2249 domain-containing protein; this translates as MLPTQSVVIDVRQIPPPQRHATIFGRFDALLPGEALQIVSDHDPRPLHHQFDVRSPDQFQWAYLQSGPDQWRVLISKLEIPEDAQEHSCCSGGACGG
- a CDS encoding aminotransferase class V-fold PLP-dependent enzyme, which gives rise to MGNMLPARWLSTLGAVPTTTPEIASLRALFPVLSQSVQGNALAYLDNAATTQMPQPVLDALQHFDRNDRANIHRGVHALSQRATDAFDAARADLKRFVGAGAEHELVFTSGTTESLNLVANGLSAHAGGNNPLRAGDEIIVSGLEHHANLLPWQRAARVSGAVLRILLPDAEGRLHTEDLARLLTPRTRVFAVTACANATGERPPVADLLALARQAGALTVVDAAQVAAHAVPDVSTLPCDFLAFSGHKMYGPMGTGALVGTRNALELLAPLRVGGDMVDWVSFTDASFAALPARLEAGTPNVGGAIGMAAAAKFIDAVGRSAIDQHLRALRTQAVQGLAALPGLRVLSPNAQDTAIVSFVTEGVHPHDIGTLLDGQGIAVRTGHHCAQPLLTHLGCGPTTRASFALYNTQDEVERLVAGVAKALELLR
- the sufC gene encoding Fe-S cluster assembly ATPase SufC translates to MPTTSTTPLLQLDALRVTIGEKTILQSISFDVAPGELVVLMGANGSGKSTLGLALAGHPAYQVTHGTARLADADLLAMAPQERARAGLFLSFQAPPEIPGVKNNLFIRTAMNAVRTARGQEPQDAYDFLGCARTAATQLGLPEAMLGRPVNDGFSGGERKRNELLQLSLLRPRLAILDEIDSGMDVDGVRAVVELVQRLRSEGTAFIVVSHYLQLIESLQPDTVLRLADGQIAERGDLALAQRIARTGFVHTPELAEV
- the sufT gene encoding putative Fe-S cluster assembly protein SufT — protein: MKRIREDVLIHRPVTVERIPDGSPIDLPAGLWAEVTQALGSFFTLVVEGQLVRLKGSDADAIGKQPPAKVEHPENVEIEDVSGLIWKTLKTCYDPEIPVNIVDMGLVYRCELEPLDGGNLRALIDMTLTAPGCGMGEAMVDEVCDKVLAVPRVDEITVNMVFDPPWDRSRMSESAMLALGM
- a CDS encoding SufD family Fe-S cluster assembly protein → MNIRTITTHEAMQMARDHLAVTGWVAPRNESFRHLPPPPAALWLEQAAATSSAPHSGWTVTTLAGGTPSGITQRVLDATHTAQRAELFSDLALPGDDAAAPFAWAHRALCTTGVRLRVEAGTAQQPTPLELRHQPTNQVEAPLLVLDLAEGAHCILRELHLAGDANAPGGKVQNLQLHVRLGRGASLQHLRVIAPHADDRCAHVVHAQVGANARYVQAFVAGGSRYHLQRSQVFLSGPGAFAHIAGLTCAANTQFEQQILMRHTAARTTSHSEALVLASGRAHAVANASTHIAAGSDEADVRQRLTGIPLGGQPRLVLRPHLEIYHDNVQAAHGATWGALPEDALFYARQRGLDEAAARALIVEGMANALLSRAFTAPATLDALMQGDALQGVLRQGLEACHG